A single Perca flavescens isolate YP-PL-M2 chromosome 2, PFLA_1.0, whole genome shotgun sequence DNA region contains:
- the LOC114562995 gene encoding perforin-1, producing the protein MSPPPAVHSDSTEQFLQQADRPRCVKERKCRSFLPAAVTLYNQHCSKLAHRKSHPVKWQWDTRIQPSLSEKAAQLPTSRWKPTEAQRPPSSPSDACSLASRMPSRKVAVGTQFLHACLTAPSDVEMNMDQRCGGSPVLGSSNGRYKFMLLTKPLNRFSLSHLLQRQGSEPATMARLWHLMLLCWAWSPLCLPSSVSFLGTPQQCENAHFVPGYNLGGEGFDIVTMERKGAYVIDSETWKLGNGTCRLYRNSNMNRESQKIPVAMEDWRTLPKCSLKVSGIQYDSVETLVNDSTSSVSNDWKIGLEIPVHPSVTLGVGFGGSHYKESTFAMQKSKEDHYTFFRHSVYCSFYRYRMATKPPLSHDFESAVNSLPSYSRKTEPSYRSLIDTYGTHYITQVSLGGEIKASTAVRTCQTTMSGLSATEVKDCLSVEASASFASTASIKAEYQHCQAKKKKLGSGQSFSSTFNERITEIIGGNINEADILFEGQSNPSVYSYWLSSLKTTPDVVRYNINPLHTILPTGHIARAGLKQEVEKYIKENAVLKKCSETCKIGRRSSKRDPCACVCNSSQNIKSNCCPAGKDLATLKVFRLYAEGLYGDMTSQTDGSVEVSYGDKIKRTVIISNNDNPKWPETFEFGPIVINMKNQLTFSVYDEDTYWNSDLLGKCSFDLHEGKVSDSCMLNHGTFFFSYIVECAPSLGGDQCQEYIPSPMSSSLAKVFHTRNGVLLGETGKRNTKSVSQVKVSGRHEMG; encoded by the exons ATGTCCCCGCCTCCCGCAGTCCACTCTGACAGCACTGAGCAGTTCCTTCAGCAGGCAGACAGGCCGCGCTGTGTGAAGGAGAGAAAGTGCAGGTCCTTCCTTCCTGCTGCTGTCACACTTTATAATCAGCACTGCTCCAA ATTGGCACACAGAAAGAGTCACCCGGTTAAATGGCAATGGGACACCAGGATCCAGCCAAGTCTCAGTGAAAAGGCCGCTCAGCTCCCGACATCCCGCTGGAAACCGACGGAGGCACAGAGGCCACCCAGCTCACCGTCCGACGCCTGCTCACTGGCCAGCAGGATGCCCAGCAGAAAGGTGGCAGTCGGTACTCAATTTCTCCACGCTTGCCTCACTGCCCCCTCTGATGTAGAGATGAATATGGACCAGAGATG tggtggaagcCCGGTGCTCGGAAGCTCCAATGGCCGCTACAAGTTCATGTTGCTGACCAAGCCGTTGAACCGGTTCTCGCTGTCGCATCTCCTCCAGCGGCAGGGCTCCGAGCCGGCCACG ATGGCAAGGCTGTGGCATCTCATGCTCCTGTGCTGGGCATGGAGTCCTCTGTGTCTTCCATCCAGTGTAAGCTTCCTTGGTACACCGCAGCAATGTGAAAACGCTCACTTTGTCCCTGGTTACAATCTGGGTGGAGAAGGCTTCGACATCGTCACAATGGAGCGGAAAGGTGCCTATGTCATCGACTCTGAAACATGGAAGCTTGGCAATGGCACTTGCAGGCTGTACAGAAACAGCAACATGAATAGAGAGAGCCAGAAGATCCCAGTTGCCATGGAGGACTGGAGAACCCTCCCCAAGTGCAGTTTAAAGGTCTCCGGTATCCAGTATGATTCTGTCGAAACTCTTGTCAATGATTCTACATCATCCGTGTCCAATGATTGGAAAATTGGCCTTGAAATCCCTGTACATCCGTCTGTCACTCTTGGTGTTGGTTTTGGAGGTTCCCACTACAAAGAATCTACCTTTGCCATGCAAAAGTCGAAAGAAGACCACTACACCTTCTTTAGACATTCTGTCTACTGTAGCTTCTACCG CTACAGAATGGCAACAAAACCTCCACTGAGTCATGACTTTGAATCAGCTGTGAACTCCCTTCCGTCCTATTCACGTAAGACAGAGCCATCATATCGCAGTCTGATCGACACATATGGtacacattacatcacacaagtGTCTCTGGGAGGGGAAATAAAAGCAAGCACTGCTGTCCGGACCTGCCAGACAACCATGAGTGGACTGTCTGCAACAGAAGTCAAAGACTGTTTGTCAGTTGAGGCGTCTGCTAGCTTTGCAAGTACTGCTAGCATTAAGGCTGAGTACCAACACTGTcaggcaaagaagaagaagttagGCTCTGGTCAAAGTTTCAGCAGCACATTTAATGAACGTATCACAGAGATCATTGGTGGAAACATCAATGAGGCTGACATCCTCTTTGAAGGCCAATCAAACCCCTCTGTCTATAGTTACTGGCTTAGCTCACTGAAAACCACACCTGATGTGGTCCGATACAACATAAATCCCCTGCACACCATACTGCCAACTGGTCATATTGCCAGAGCCGGACTGAAGCAAGAGGTGGAGAAGTACATCAAGGAAAATGCAGTGTTGAAAAAATGCTCAGAAACCTGTAAGATTGGGCGCAGATCCAGCAAAAGGGATCCTTGTGCTTGTGTTTGCAACAGTAGTCAGAATATCAAGTCAAACTGCTGTCCTGCTGGGAAAGATCTTGCAACATTAAAGGTTTTCAGGCTCTATGCAGAAGGTCTTTATGGTGATATGACTTCTCAGACAGATGGTTCAGTGGAGGTTAGTTATGGTGATAAGATTAAGCGTACTGTCATCATAAGTAACAATGACAATCCTAAATGGCCAGAGACATTTGAGTTTGGACCCATCGTCATTAACATGAAAAACCAACTTACGTTCAGTGTTTATGATGAGGATACTTACTGGAACAGTGATCTGCTTGGTAAGTGTTCATTTGATCTGCATGAAGGAAAAGTGAGCGACAGCTGCATGTTAAATCACGgtaccttcttcttctcctacaTAGTAGAGTGTGCACCAAGTCTTGGTGGTGACCagtgtcaagaatacatcccCTCCCCAATGAGTTCCTCTTTGGCCAAGGTCTTCCACACTAGAAACGGGGTCCTTCTTGGAGAGACAGGGAAGAGGAATACTAAATCAGTCAGTCAGGTTAAGGTCAGCGGACGACATGAGATGGGGTGA